A region from the Sorex araneus isolate mSorAra2 chromosome 6, mSorAra2.pri, whole genome shotgun sequence genome encodes:
- the LOC101540769 gene encoding olfactory receptor 51V1-like, which produces MSTVSASMTNFSTFRLMGFPGLEQYYPWISVPFSLVYALVFLGNCMVLHVIRTEPTLHQPMFYFLAFLSCTDLCIGLSTVHTVLGILWGINQEIHLDACISQSYFIHSLSSTESGVLLAMAFDRFTAICNPLRYNTILTNGRVIQLIVTIVMRSTLVLPLIRLKFFIYCRPHILSHSFCLHQDLLRLACSDIRFNSYYALALVIFTLFLDSVLILISYIFILHTVLAIASPEERLKSLQTCVSHLCAVLVFYIPIIGLTMVHRFGKHLSPLVHVLMGNIYILFPPLMNPIIYSVKTQQIRSRMKKWFSLKFL; this is translated from the coding sequence ATGTCTACTGTTTCTGCCTCCATGACCAATTTTTCCACATTCCGTCTCATGGGGTTTCCTGGTCTGGAGCAGTACTACCCCTGGATTTCAGTGCCATTCTCATTAGTCTATGCTCTGGTTTTCCTAGGAAACTGCATGGTGCTCCATGTGATCCGGACTGAGCCAACACTGCACCAGCCCATGTTCTATTTCCTGGCCTTTTTGTCCTGTACTGATCTATGCATTGGACTGTCCACGGtacatacagtgctgggaatcctGTGGGGGATCAACCAAGAGATTcatctggatgcctgcatctCCCAGAGTTATTTCATCCATTCACTCTCATCAACAGAGTCTGGAGTCCTTCTGGCCATGGCCTTTGATCGCTTTACTGCAATCTGCAATCCTCTGAGATATAACACCATACTGACTAATGGAAGAGTTATTCAGCTTATAGTGACCATTGTGATGAGAAGCACTTTGGTTCTTCCTCTCATCCGACTGAAGTTCTTCATATACTGCCGTCCACACATCCTTTCTCACTCCTTTTGCCTGCACCAGGACCTGCTGAGGTTGGCCTGCTCTGACATTCGCTTCAATAGTTACTATGCCTTAGCTCTAGTAATTTTTACCTTGTTTCTGGATTCTGTCCTTATTCTCATCTCCTACATTTTTATCCTGCATACTGTGCTGGCAATTGCATCTCCAGAAGAGAGACTCAAGTCCTTGCAGACCTGTGTTTCCCACCTCTGTGCTGTACTAGTCTTTTATATTCCCATCATTGGTCTCACCATGGTCCATCGCTTTGGAAAGCATCTCTCACCACTGGTGCATGTTCTTATGGGCAATATCTacattctctttcctcctctcatgAATCCTATCATCTACAGTGTGAAGACCCAGCAGATAAGGAGTAGGATGAAGAAGTGGTTTTCCTTAAAATTCTTGTGA
- the LOC101541030 gene encoding olfactory receptor 51V1-like has product MSAASASMTNSSTFRLMGFPGLEQYYPWISVPFSFVYALVFLGNCMVLHVIRTEPTLHQPMFYFLAFLSFTDLCIGLSTVHTVLETLWGISEEIHLDACISQSYFIHSLSFIESGVLLAMAFDRFTAICNPLRYNTILTNRRVIQIIVTIVVMRSTLALPPIIRLKLFIYCRPHILSHSFCLHQDLLRLACSDIRFNSYYALALVIFTLLLDSVLILISYIFILHTVLAIASPEERLKSLQTCVSHLCAVLVFYIPIIGLTMVHRFGKHLSPLVHVLMGNIYILFPPLMNPVIYSVKTQQIRSRMKKWFSLKFL; this is encoded by the coding sequence ATGTCTGCTGCTTCTGCCTCCATGACCAATTCCTCCACATTCCGTCTCATGGGGTTTCCTGGTCTGGAGCAGTACTACCCCTGGATTTCAGTGCCATTCTCATTCGTCTATGCTCTGGTTTTCCTAGGAAACTGCATGGTGCTCCATGTGATCCGGACTGAGCCAACACTGCACCAACCCATGTTCTATTTCCTGGCCTTTTTGTCCTTTACTGATCTATGCATTGGGCTGTCCACGGTACACACAGTGCTGGAAACTCTGTGGGGGATCAGCGAAGAGATTCATCTGGATGCCTGTATCTCCCAGAGTTATTTCATCCATTCACTCTCATTTATAGAGTCTGGAGTCCTTCTGGCCATGGCCTTTGATCGCTTTACTGCAATCTGCAATCCTCTGAGATATAACACCATACTGACTAATAGAAGAGTTATTCAGATTATAGTGACCATTGTTGTGATGAGAAGCACTTTGGCTCTTCCTCCTATCATCAGACTGAAATTGTTCATTTACTGCCGTCCACACATCCTTTCTCACTCTTTTTGCCTGCACCAGGACCTGCTGAGGTTGGCCTGCTCTGACATTCGCTTCAATAGTTACTATGCCTTGGCTCTAGTAATTTTTACCTTGTTGCTGGATTCTGTCCTTATTCTCATCTCCTACATTTTTATCCTGCATACTGTGCTGGCAATCGCATCTCCAGAAGAGAGACTCAAGTCCTTGCAGACCTGTGTTTCCCACCTCTGTGCTGTACTAGTCTTTTATATTCCCATCATTGGTCTCACCATGGTCCATCGCTTTGGAAAGCATCTCTCACCACTGGTGCATGTTCTTATGGGCAATATCTatattctctttcctcctctcatgAATCCAGTCATCTACAGTGTGAAGACCCAGCAGATAAGGAGCAGGATGAAGAAGTGGTTTTCCTTAAAATTCttgtga